The nucleotide sequence TCGCTGCCATGGGCCTGGAGTACGCGAAAATCTGTCTTGCCGCCGGCGGCACGAAACGCGTCAACCAGTTGACGCGAGAATGCGGGCGAAAAGTAGCTGTCATTGGCGGCCACCAGCCAGGTCACCTTGACCCGCGCGGCCTTGCCGAACTCGCCCGCAGCGGCAATCAGCGTGTGCGGCGCGCAGACCCGGTTGGGAAAATCATTGGCATGCCCGCCGCGCCCCGGCGCGAACGCGACGATGGCGGCGACATTCTTCGGATCTTCACCGGCCAGCGCCAGCGCGCCCCAGGCGCCGGCCGAATGGCCGATCACGACCATCCCCTCGGGGCGGATGAAGGGCTGCTTGCGCAGAAAGCCAGCCGCGAGAGCGACCGCGTCCGCCGTGGCGCGGCCGGCCCGCGCATAATCCGCCTCGTCGCAGCCGCCCTGATCCTCCACATACG is from Bradyrhizobium sp. AZCC 2176 and encodes:
- a CDS encoding alpha/beta hydrolase family protein, yielding MLFALALVAAFGLKAASAQPGLGAQGAEGEPHRLQQWLVPSPDPATAARALLLRPPGEGPFPLAVIAHATTQNVLRRAQMPQPEYRALAARLVARGFAVLVPERPGHGATGGAYVEDQGGCDEADYARAGRATADAVALAAGFLRKQPFIRPEGMVVIGHSAGAWGALALAGEDPKNVAAIVAFAPGRGGHANDFPNRVCAPHTLIAAAGEFGKAARVKVTWLVAANDSYFSPAFSRQLVDAFRAAGGKTDFRVLQAHGSEGHWLVETGGGVNLAEPELDRALKARSRTPAARR